One window of Streptomyces sp. FIT100 genomic DNA carries:
- a CDS encoding helix-turn-helix transcriptional regulator: MVSEERTRVLDPERDTAALKALTHPLRIRLLGLLRLEGPATASELAVRTGESSASTSYHLRVLAKYGFVAEAEHRDGRERRWRAVHELTSWSNEAMEASAVSRAFVSASRSAQLTHLEQTLARYVEDTAAGRLGPEWVEPSGITDLVLQLTPESLTELRAEIGRKAGELAARDTEDPRARQVVLLYAGLPLAARGTGTGTGTGTGTGTGTGTGTGTGTGTGTGTGTGTGTGTGTGTATGTGTGQDGAAEEGAR; encoded by the coding sequence ATGGTCAGTGAAGAGCGCACACGCGTGCTCGACCCCGAGCGCGACACGGCGGCCCTGAAAGCCCTCACCCACCCGCTGCGGATCCGGCTGCTCGGGCTGCTGCGGCTGGAAGGGCCCGCCACCGCCAGCGAGCTTGCCGTGCGCACCGGCGAGTCGTCGGCCTCCACCAGCTACCACCTGCGCGTGCTCGCCAAGTACGGCTTCGTCGCCGAGGCCGAGCACCGCGACGGGCGCGAGCGGCGATGGCGGGCGGTCCACGAGCTGACCTCGTGGAGCAACGAGGCGATGGAGGCATCGGCGGTGAGCCGGGCCTTCGTCTCCGCGAGCCGCTCGGCACAGCTCACCCACCTTGAGCAGACGCTCGCGCGGTACGTGGAGGACACGGCGGCGGGGCGGCTCGGCCCCGAGTGGGTCGAGCCGTCCGGCATCACCGACCTCGTGCTCCAGCTGACCCCGGAGTCCCTGACCGAGCTGCGGGCGGAGATCGGGCGGAAGGCCGGCGAACTGGCGGCGCGGGACACGGAAGACCCGCGCGCCCGTCAGGTCGTGCTCCTGTATGCCGGGCTGCCGCTCGCGGCGCGGGGCACAGGCACAGGCACGGGCACCGGCACCGGCACCGGCACCGGTACCGGCACCGGCACCGGTACGGGTACGGGTACCGGCACCGGCACCGGTACGGGTACGGGTACGGGTACGGGTACGGGCACCGCCACCGGCACGGGCACCGGGCAGGACGGCGCGGCCGAGGAGGGCGCCCGGTGA
- a CDS encoding PARG family protein, with amino-acid sequence MRGIAKQTLAIVDAGRYRAPGGHSVTIGGELSAAVEGTRMFGPGPVPVIPDTDRFSVCEVTGESSPEAARRLPARDPAAVAVLDVASALCATLLRAARVL; translated from the coding sequence TTGAGGGGGATCGCGAAGCAGACCCTGGCGATCGTCGACGCAGGTCGCTACCGGGCACCGGGCGGCCACTCGGTGACGATCGGCGGGGAACTGTCCGCCGCGGTCGAAGGGACACGGATGTTCGGGCCCGGGCCAGTGCCGGTGATCCCCGACACGGACCGTTTCAGCGTATGCGAGGTCACCGGGGAGAGCAGCCCGGAGGCCGCTCGGCGCCTGCCGGCCCGGGATCCGGCCGCTGTCGCGGTCCTGGACGTGGCCTCGGCGCTCTGCGCCACGCTTCTGCGCGCCGCCAGGGTTCTGTGA